From the genome of Prosthecobacter fusiformis:
AGTGTCGATTCGAGCCTTCAATTCAGGATCTGTGAGTGGATCTGCGGACATGGTTAAGGAGCAGCAAGAGACTTGGATTTCATGGCCACATCCCCTTGATGGAGGCTGCGTGATTCGCCTTTTTCGATGATCGTGACACTCTCGGCCTCAATCTTAGCGACGGTGCCGCCATAGGGTAGCCGAGCGCCAACGAAATAGACGCCGCCCGTGCTGAGGCGGACATAACTGAGCCCCGCTTCATCCACACGAATAGTCGATATGGCTGCTTCAGGTGTGTCGATGGTATCGGCACTGATAAGGTAATCTGTGACAGGATCGGGCAAAGGAGCTGATGTCTGTGCTGAGATGGGATTCGAGGGGGGGATAGATGACGTCGGCAGTGGATTGGCTGCGGGAGGAGTAGGCGCATTTGGGGCTCCACTCGTAAAAGGGGGGAGGGACACGTAAACCGTGTTGGATGCGGCTGGTCGTGTGGCCTCGATTTCAACACTGTCCTCAATTTCGCTGACGCCGGGCACTTCCGAGAGGAGAAGCTTCCTCATTCTCATCCATGGATCTGCGGATGGGAGTTTACCGGAGATTTTCAGTTTACCTTCGCTGAGGCTGGAGACCGTCAAAGGCAAGTGCTGAGCATCAATGAGTGCTCGCGCACTTGAGGCGATCTTTTCCAGGCTGTAAATTTTAGTGCGCAGACCTGGAACAGTCGCACGAAGAGCTGCCTGAAGTTCCCTCTGCTTGCTTTCACTATCGACGTAACCTGCCGCAGTCAGGCGTCCAGCAGCTTCCTCAATCTTGATGGAGCCAAGCAGACCGAGCTCTTCCACGATTGATTGAGCGCGCACAAGAGGCCTATCGCTCACATCTGAGTTGTTATCGCCATTGCCATCATGACTGGAGAAGAAGTCATTGAAAACAACCGCCCAAACCAACAAGACAACGACGCCTGCGACAATGCCAAGAATAGGCCCGAGCTTTGAAGTCGGCTGTGGACGCGGCAAATAAGTCTCACCGTCGGCGATGATGGGTTTGAGCCCTGATGATGCAGCCGCGTTGACAGTTGGCTCGGCTGTTTCGGGTGGGCTTTCTTCAGCGGCAGGGGCCTCCGTTTCCTTTTCCAGTTCCGGAATGTCAGCAGCCGAAAGCAGTGGCCAGGTGCCCCCCACAGGCCCCAATACCAGATGAGAACCCCCGATGGTCAGGAAGGCAAAGTCGGGTAGCTTATGGCTGGCCTCACGCACGCGTTTGCCATTGATGAAAATCCGTCCCCCTAGGGCTGCGGCAACCATGCCTGAAGCCGATAAATCCAATTCCACATGCTGCGGCGCTATAAGCACATCATGCAGTACTACATCACACTCTCCATCGCTGCCGATCAAGGTTTTGCCACCCAATAGACCTATCTCCGCGCCCTGATGCGGACCCGCGATCACCTTCAGAAGCCATTGTTGAGATGCGGCGCTCATTGCCGGGATGGGTAAAAAGGTTTCGGGCTCTCATTGTTGCCAGAAGGGTTGCTTTCCAGCATGGACTCTGCCTTTGGAATATCGCTCAATGGAGGCAGCAAGGCATTGGGCCGCTTGCCGCTGGGGACGCTATCGTATTGCGAATGGCTTGTGCCCGCCGCCAAACGACGCGCCAGATCTTCGACCTTGTCGCGAGATAGTTGATCGTCAGAGAGGTGGCTTGGCAATGAAAGTTCATTGCCCGCCGTATCACTGTAATCGGCGGGATCTGTGGCTTCGCTACGTAGATCCACGATACGTGGAGTGATGAAGAAAAAGCGCTGGGTGCGCTCATGATTGCGCTCATTGCGAGAGAACAGTTTGCCCAAACCAGGCACTTTGGCTAGCAAGGGCACCTGGCGGGTATTGCGCACGCGGCGTTCCACGGAGTAACCTCCTAAAAGGAGCGTCTTATTTTCCGGCACCATCGCCTGGGTATTGATAGCGCTTTCGCGAGTGGAGGGG
Proteins encoded in this window:
- a CDS encoding FHA domain-containing protein; the protein is MSAASQQWLLKVIAGPHQGAEIGLLGGKTLIGSDGECDVVLHDVLIAPQHVELDLSASGMVAAALGGRIFINGKRVREASHKLPDFAFLTIGGSHLVLGPVGGTWPLLSAADIPELEKETEAPAAEESPPETAEPTVNAAASSGLKPIIADGETYLPRPQPTSKLGPILGIVAGVVVLLVWAVVFNDFFSSHDGNGDNNSDVSDRPLVRAQSIVEELGLLGSIKIEEAAGRLTAAGYVDSESKQRELQAALRATVPGLRTKIYSLEKIASSARALIDAQHLPLTVSSLSEGKLKISGKLPSADPWMRMRKLLLSEVPGVSEIEDSVEIEATRPAASNTVYVSLPPFTSGAPNAPTPPAANPLPTSSIPPSNPISAQTSAPLPDPVTDYLISADTIDTPEAAISTIRVDEAGLSYVRLSTGGVYFVGARLPYGGTVAKIEAESVTIIEKGESRSLHQGDVAMKSKSLAAP